One genomic segment of Caldimonas brevitalea includes these proteins:
- a CDS encoding SDR family NAD(P)-dependent oxidoreductase, with product MRLEHRVALVSGAAQGIGQAIALRFAQEGADIALNVRKDDERAADTRRQIEALGRRCAVLVGDVSRVADVRAVVAGAVEQLGRLDVLVNNAGIEKRADFLDITEDDYDRVLDVNLKGAFFLTQAFATHLRDSGRGGKVINISSVHEELPFPHFTAYCLSKGGMKMMMRNLAIELAPLGITVNNIAPGAIRTPINAKLLDQPDLLQPLLAQIPLRRLGQPGDVAGVAVFLASADADYVTGTTSVVDGGLLWHYQEQ from the coding sequence ATGAGACTTGAACACCGTGTTGCGCTGGTCAGCGGCGCCGCCCAAGGCATCGGCCAGGCCATCGCGCTGCGTTTCGCACAGGAAGGGGCCGACATCGCCCTCAACGTCCGCAAAGACGACGAGCGCGCCGCCGACACCCGCCGGCAGATCGAAGCCCTGGGGCGCCGTTGCGCCGTGCTGGTGGGCGATGTGTCACGCGTGGCGGACGTACGTGCGGTGGTGGCGGGGGCGGTCGAGCAACTGGGCCGTCTCGACGTGCTGGTCAACAACGCCGGCATCGAGAAGCGCGCCGACTTTCTCGACATCACCGAAGACGACTACGACCGGGTGCTCGACGTCAACCTCAAGGGCGCCTTCTTTCTCACCCAGGCCTTTGCCACCCACCTGCGCGACAGCGGTCGCGGCGGCAAGGTGATCAACATCAGCTCGGTGCACGAAGAGCTGCCCTTCCCGCATTTCACCGCCTATTGCCTCAGCAAGGGCGGCATGAAGATGATGATGCGCAACCTGGCGATCGAGCTGGCACCACTGGGCATCACGGTCAACAACATCGCACCCGGCGCGATCCGCACCCCGATCAACGCGAAGCTGCTCGACCAGCCTGACCTGCTGCAACCACTGCTCGCGCAGATTCCCTTGCGCCGACTCGGCCAGCCGGGCGACGTGGCAGGGGTTGCGGTGTTCCTCGCCAGCGCCGACGCCGACTACGTCACCGGCACCACCAGCGTCGTCGATGGCGGCCTGCTGTGGCACTACCAAGAGCAGTGA
- a CDS encoding SMP-30/gluconolactonase/LRE family protein encodes MLDIEMVAEGLQFPEGPIALADGSVLLVEIQARTLSRIGPDGRHSVVARFDGGPNGAALGPDGAVYVTNNGGSFGFYLRDGLNLPGPPPVPHRGGRIERVDLATGEVHTLYDHCDGRPLGAPNDLVFDRSGGFWFTDHGASDAEGRRHGGLYYARADGSSIRQAAGPLVSPNGVGLSPDEDVVYVADTQLGRLWAFDISGPGTVARVSRMQPGRVVANLPGFQLLDSLAVEADGRVCVATIANGGITTFAPDGSTEHLPLPDPLCTNLCFGGADLRDVWVTASGTGKLYKLRWPRPGLKLNFSDRQG; translated from the coding sequence ATGTTGGACATCGAGATGGTCGCCGAAGGCCTGCAGTTTCCCGAGGGGCCGATCGCGCTGGCCGACGGCTCGGTCTTGCTGGTCGAAATCCAGGCCCGCACGCTGAGCCGCATCGGCCCGGACGGGCGCCACAGCGTCGTGGCCCGCTTCGACGGTGGGCCGAACGGAGCCGCCCTGGGTCCGGACGGTGCGGTCTATGTCACCAACAACGGCGGCTCGTTCGGCTTCTACCTGCGCGACGGCCTCAACCTCCCGGGCCCGCCCCCGGTGCCGCACCGTGGCGGCCGCATCGAACGGGTCGACCTCGCGACCGGCGAGGTGCACACGCTGTACGACCACTGCGACGGCCGGCCGCTCGGTGCGCCAAACGACCTCGTGTTCGACCGCAGCGGCGGCTTCTGGTTTACCGATCACGGCGCAAGCGACGCCGAAGGCCGGCGGCACGGCGGGCTCTACTACGCGCGCGCCGACGGGTCGTCGATCCGACAGGCTGCGGGCCCCCTGGTGTCGCCCAATGGAGTGGGGCTCTCACCCGACGAAGACGTGGTCTACGTGGCCGACACCCAGCTGGGCCGGCTGTGGGCCTTCGACATCAGCGGGCCCGGGACGGTGGCTCGGGTGTCGCGCATGCAGCCGGGGCGCGTGGTGGCCAACCTGCCCGGCTTCCAGCTGCTCGACAGCCTGGCGGTCGAGGCGGACGGCCGGGTCTGCGTGGCGACCATCGCCAATGGCGGCATCACGACCTTCGCGCCCGATGGCAGCACCGAACACCTGCCGCTGCCGGACCCGCTGTGCACCAACCTGTGCTTCGGCGGCGCGGACCTGCGAGACGTGTGGGTGACCGCCTCGGGGACGGGCAAGCTCTACAAGCTGAGGTGGCCGCGGCCGGGGCTGAAGCTCAACTTCAGCGACCGGCAGGGCTGA
- a CDS encoding M14 family metallopeptidase, translating into MLRAVSLCLSLLGLTFAAQAANGPLTTVAERSGFQRTGRYDEVLTLCKSFERAYPRFVRCTEFGRTPEGRPMVALVASRTGALDADAARKRGWPVVLMQGGIHAGEIDGKDAGFLALREVLEGRAAPGALDRQVWVFVPVFNVDGHERFGRWMRPNQRGPEEMGWRTTAQNYNLNRDYAKADAPEMQAMLALVNRWDPLAYIDLHVTDGAKFEHDIAIQVEPVYAGDAELRKAGLALRDAVIADLAAQGSLPLPFYPSFDVEDDPSSGVTDSVVPPRYSTGYFHLRNRFAMLVETHSWKDYPTRVKITYNTIVSVLSQVASHGRDWARIAAEADQRSTRLAGQGVALDYKATDKTRTVDFRGYAYTRTPSDISGALMTRYDETRPQIWKLPLRDDVQPSLTVNAPGAGYLVPAAHARAIGEKLRQHGVSFRELSRPADAVAVQAFRADKRTFGADSSEGHQRLTVEGRWAPEQRPLGAGALFVPIAQPKARLVMALLEPQAPDSLLAWGEFNTAFEMKEYMEPYVAEEVARQQLAADPALAAEFKRKLETDAEFAKNPAARLEFFYRRHPSWDERFNLYPVLRIETLPR; encoded by the coding sequence ATGCTCCGTGCTGTCTCGCTATGCCTCTCCCTCCTCGGTCTGACCTTCGCCGCGCAGGCGGCGAACGGACCGCTGACCACCGTCGCCGAACGCTCCGGCTTTCAGCGCACCGGGCGCTATGACGAAGTGCTGACCTTGTGCAAGTCTTTCGAGCGCGCCTATCCGAGGTTCGTGCGCTGCACCGAGTTCGGCCGCACGCCTGAAGGGCGCCCGATGGTGGCGCTGGTGGCATCGCGCACCGGCGCCCTTGACGCCGACGCGGCGCGCAAGCGCGGCTGGCCGGTAGTGCTGATGCAAGGCGGCATCCATGCCGGCGAGATCGACGGCAAGGACGCCGGCTTCCTGGCGCTGCGCGAAGTGCTCGAGGGCCGCGCCGCACCGGGCGCGCTCGACCGGCAGGTGTGGGTCTTCGTGCCGGTCTTCAACGTCGACGGGCACGAGCGCTTCGGGCGCTGGATGCGGCCGAACCAGCGCGGCCCCGAGGAAATGGGCTGGCGCACGACGGCACAGAACTACAACCTCAACCGCGACTACGCCAAGGCGGACGCACCCGAGATGCAGGCCATGCTGGCACTGGTCAACCGCTGGGACCCGCTCGCCTATATCGACCTGCACGTGACCGACGGCGCGAAGTTCGAGCACGACATCGCGATCCAGGTGGAGCCGGTCTACGCGGGTGATGCCGAGCTGCGCAAGGCTGGCCTCGCGCTGCGCGACGCGGTGATCGCCGACCTCGCCGCCCAGGGCTCGTTGCCGCTGCCCTTCTACCCGTCGTTCGACGTCGAGGACGACCCGTCCTCGGGCGTCACCGACTCAGTGGTGCCGCCACGCTATTCGACCGGCTACTTCCACTTGCGCAACCGCTTCGCGATGCTGGTCGAAACCCATTCCTGGAAGGACTACCCGACCCGCGTGAAGATCACCTACAACACCATCGTCTCGGTGTTGTCGCAGGTGGCGTCGCATGGCCGCGACTGGGCCCGCATCGCGGCAGAAGCCGACCAGCGCTCGACACGGCTGGCCGGGCAAGGCGTGGCGCTGGACTACAAGGCCACCGACAAGACCCGCACCGTCGACTTCCGCGGTTATGCCTATACCCGCACGCCGTCCGACATCTCGGGTGCCTTGATGACACGCTACGACGAGACCCGGCCGCAGATCTGGAAGCTGCCGCTGCGCGACGACGTGCAGCCGTCGCTCACCGTCAACGCGCCCGGCGCCGGCTACCTGGTGCCGGCGGCGCACGCCCGCGCGATCGGCGAGAAACTGCGCCAGCACGGCGTCAGCTTCCGCGAGCTGTCGCGCCCCGCCGACGCGGTTGCGGTGCAGGCGTTCCGCGCCGACAAGCGCACCTTTGGCGCGGACTCCAGCGAAGGCCACCAGCGCCTGACGGTCGAGGGCCGCTGGGCACCCGAGCAACGCCCGCTCGGCGCCGGCGCGCTGTTCGTACCGATCGCCCAGCCCAAGGCGCGTTTGGTGATGGCCCTGCTCGAACCGCAGGCCCCCGACTCGTTGCTGGCCTGGGGCGAGTTCAACACCGCGTTCGAGATGAAGGAATACATGGAGCCCTACGTCGCCGAAGAAGTCGCCCGCCAACAGCTGGCGGCGGACCCGGCGCTCGCGGCCGAGTTCAAGCGCAAGCTTGAAACCGACGCCGAGTTCGCGAAGAACCCGGCGGCCCGTCTCGAGTTCTTCTACCGGCGCCACCCGTCCTGGGACGAGCGCTTCAACCTGTACCCGGTGCTGCGGATCGAGACGCTGCCGCGCTGA
- a CDS encoding MBL fold metallo-hydrolase, translated as MPTFLRRLALIGVLSTMAYLTLCSCSTVEPRHAASPQQRDGRFHNVVNHEPTGLLKNLEIMWRFAFDKPAGTVPAQPVPVRSLTTAQLLAASDGSLYRLGHSTLLLKLDGRFWLTDPVFSERASPLQWVGPKRFHAPPIEIDQLPPIEAVILSHDHYDHLDHAAILQLAPKVARFVTPLGVGDRLVDWGVDAAKVQQLDWWQSTSLGGVELVATPAQHFSGRALNDRNRTLWASWVILGGGLRLFFSGDTGYHADFRRIGERYGPFDVTFLETGAYDVQWPDVHMQPEQTLQAHLDLRGKVLLPVHNGTFDLALHTWDDPLERITALAQAQGVALATPQMGEGLALHAPRLGWDWWRQMAVGKAGAEHARAATPERTGN; from the coding sequence ATGCCTACTTTCCTTCGCCGCCTGGCCCTCATCGGAGTCCTCAGCACCATGGCCTATCTGACGCTTTGCTCTTGCAGCACGGTCGAGCCTCGCCATGCCGCCTCGCCGCAGCAGCGAGACGGCCGCTTTCACAACGTCGTGAACCATGAACCGACGGGCTTGCTAAAGAACCTCGAGATCATGTGGCGCTTTGCGTTCGACAAGCCGGCCGGCACCGTGCCGGCACAGCCGGTTCCGGTCCGCTCGCTCACCACTGCGCAATTGCTGGCCGCCTCGGACGGCAGCTTGTACCGCCTGGGCCATTCGACGCTGCTGTTGAAGCTCGACGGCCGCTTCTGGCTGACCGACCCGGTGTTCTCGGAGCGCGCCTCACCGCTCCAGTGGGTGGGGCCGAAACGCTTTCACGCGCCGCCCATCGAGATCGACCAGCTGCCACCGATCGAGGCGGTGATCCTCTCGCACGACCATTACGATCACCTCGACCACGCGGCGATCTTGCAACTGGCGCCCAAGGTGGCCCGCTTCGTCACGCCCCTGGGCGTCGGCGACCGGCTGGTCGACTGGGGTGTGGACGCGGCGAAGGTACAGCAGCTCGACTGGTGGCAGTCGACGTCGCTCGGGGGCGTCGAACTCGTCGCGACACCCGCACAGCATTTCTCCGGGCGCGCGCTCAACGACCGCAACCGCACCTTGTGGGCGTCGTGGGTCATCCTCGGCGGCGGCCTGCGGCTCTTCTTCAGCGGCGACACCGGCTACCACGCCGACTTCCGCCGCATCGGCGAGCGCTACGGACCCTTCGACGTCACCTTTCTCGAGACGGGCGCCTACGACGTGCAATGGCCCGATGTGCACATGCAGCCCGAGCAGACGCTGCAGGCCCACCTCGACCTGCGGGGCAAGGTGCTGCTGCCGGTGCACAACGGCACCTTCGACCTCGCGCTGCACACCTGGGACGACCCGCTCGAGCGCATCACGGCATTGGCGCAAGCGCAGGGTGTTGCCCTGGCGACGCCTCAAATGGGCGAAGGCCTCGCGCTGCACGCACCGCGGTTGGGCTGGGACTGGTGGCGCCAGATGGCGGTGGGGAAGGCCGGTGCCGAACACGCCCGGGCAGCGACGCCGGAGCGAACTGGCAACTGA
- a CDS encoding SPFH domain-containing protein — MDKQAAQERVAHTASGFLYLLIGFAALVLAGLLVWARPGGATLGLALLCVVGTIWCVAGLYVLQPNQAAVMTFFGSYRGTDRHDGLRWANPFYAKSRLSVRARNFNSEKLKVNDLRGNPIEIAAAIVWNVQDTARASFDVENYEAYVLTQAEAAVRHLASSYAYDNLDDHDPAAEREITLRSGTEEVGAALRHELQARFEQAGIVVVDAKLTHLAYAPEIAGTMLRRQQAEAVVAARSKIVQGAVGMVELALRGLTERGVIELDDERKAAMVSNLLVVLCSDHDATPVVNTGTLYN, encoded by the coding sequence ATGGACAAGCAAGCGGCTCAGGAGCGCGTGGCGCACACGGCCAGCGGTTTCCTATATCTCCTCATCGGCTTCGCCGCCCTCGTCCTGGCAGGACTGCTCGTCTGGGCGCGCCCGGGCGGAGCCACGTTGGGGCTCGCCTTGCTGTGTGTCGTCGGCACCATCTGGTGCGTCGCGGGTCTCTACGTGCTGCAGCCGAACCAGGCCGCGGTCATGACCTTTTTCGGCAGCTACCGCGGCACCGACCGCCATGACGGCTTGCGCTGGGCCAATCCCTTCTATGCCAAGTCGCGGCTGTCGGTGCGGGCGCGCAACTTCAACAGCGAGAAGCTGAAGGTCAACGACCTGCGCGGCAATCCGATCGAGATCGCTGCGGCGATCGTCTGGAACGTGCAGGACACCGCACGCGCCAGCTTCGATGTCGAGAACTATGAAGCCTACGTCCTCACCCAGGCGGAGGCGGCCGTCCGGCACCTGGCCTCGAGCTATGCCTACGACAACCTCGACGACCACGATCCGGCGGCCGAGCGCGAGATCACGTTGCGCTCCGGTACCGAGGAAGTCGGCGCGGCCCTGCGCCACGAGTTGCAGGCGCGGTTCGAGCAGGCCGGCATCGTCGTGGTGGACGCCAAGCTCACCCACCTCGCCTACGCGCCCGAGATCGCCGGCACGATGCTGCGCCGTCAGCAGGCGGAAGCCGTCGTGGCGGCGCGCAGCAAGATCGTGCAGGGGGCCGTCGGCATGGTCGAGCTCGCGCTGCGCGGCCTCACCGAGCGAGGTGTCATCGAACTCGACGACGAGCGCAAGGCCGCGATGGTGAGCAACTTGCTCGTCGTGCTGTGTTCCGACCACGATGCGACGCCGGTGGTCAACACCGGCACGCTCTACAACTGA
- the tmk gene encoding dTMP kinase produces the protein MTRNPLTPDALDPVFAPPHDLPGTLISIVGFDGSGKTTQITALAERFRAEGRTVVETRQPTDWYRNEAAVQHFHEEGGSRERARILALFAAADRHRHVQEVILPALRRGAVVICDRYVYATFGVFIHRGVDPAFLVTLNQGVPRPDFAFFLDLPTASLIERLRSRDGDKLKFEERSPERIEAIVSIYRGMAGQLIRVDGAQSREAVTAALWSHCHAQVTAG, from the coding sequence ATGACACGCAATCCACTGACCCCGGATGCGCTCGACCCGGTGTTTGCGCCGCCGCATGACCTTCCCGGCACGCTGATCTCCATCGTGGGATTCGACGGCTCCGGCAAGACGACCCAGATCACCGCGCTGGCCGAGCGCTTCCGCGCCGAAGGCCGCACGGTGGTGGAAACGCGGCAGCCGACCGACTGGTATCGCAACGAGGCCGCCGTCCAGCACTTCCATGAAGAGGGAGGCTCCCGGGAGCGCGCCCGCATCCTGGCCTTGTTTGCCGCCGCCGACCGCCATCGCCATGTGCAGGAAGTCATCCTGCCCGCGCTGCGGCGCGGCGCCGTCGTGATTTGCGACCGCTATGTCTATGCCACCTTCGGCGTCTTCATCCACCGCGGTGTGGACCCGGCGTTTCTGGTCACCCTCAATCAAGGTGTCCCCCGGCCGGACTTCGCCTTCTTCCTCGACCTGCCGACCGCGAGCTTGATCGAGCGGCTGCGCAGCCGGGACGGCGACAAGCTCAAGTTCGAAGAACGGTCGCCGGAGCGCATCGAGGCCATTGTGTCGATCTACCGGGGCATGGCGGGGCAACTTATCCGGGTCGACGGAGCACAGTCGCGAGAGGCGGTGACCGCCGCCCTCTGGTCTCACTGCCACGCGCAGGTGACGGCGGGATGA
- a CDS encoding ABC transporter substrate-binding protein: protein MSRSALSLPRRAACAALLALATATSALTSLPAAAEVKVGVSDWPGWVAWYIAEQKGYFKKHGADVKLVWFANYSDSIAALSSGQLDANSQTLSDTLGPLAKGLPLKAVLVNDNSAGNDALMVGPKIKSFADLKGKRIALEQYSVSHFVLATALSKNGLKPGDVKIVNLSAGDAAAAFLTGRVDAAVLWNPWIHQIQQSGKGRPLFTSKDMPGLVPDLLVAQEKSIQGKRRELVGMIKAWFETEKFIREQPDEAVKIMSKVVSMPPGDYKVFLPGTRFFGADANKSAFDAKHPQSLVGVAPSIAAFLGEHKLIQGKPDMTRGIDASLLADALK from the coding sequence ATGTCCCGATCCGCCTTGTCATTGCCCCGCCGCGCCGCCTGCGCCGCGCTGCTCGCCCTCGCCACCGCGACCTCTGCACTGACTTCGCTGCCGGCGGCGGCCGAGGTGAAGGTTGGCGTGTCGGACTGGCCAGGCTGGGTGGCCTGGTACATCGCCGAGCAAAAAGGCTATTTCAAAAAGCACGGCGCCGACGTCAAGCTGGTCTGGTTCGCCAACTACAGCGACTCGATCGCCGCGCTCTCGTCGGGCCAGCTCGACGCCAACTCGCAAACCCTGTCCGACACGCTGGGCCCGCTGGCCAAAGGCCTGCCACTGAAGGCCGTGCTGGTGAACGACAACTCGGCCGGCAACGACGCGCTGATGGTCGGGCCCAAGATCAAGTCCTTCGCCGACCTGAAGGGCAAGCGCATCGCGCTCGAGCAATACAGCGTGTCGCACTTCGTGCTGGCCACCGCACTGTCGAAAAACGGCTTGAAGCCCGGCGACGTGAAGATCGTCAACCTGTCGGCGGGTGATGCGGCGGCCGCCTTCCTGACCGGCCGGGTCGATGCCGCGGTGCTGTGGAACCCCTGGATTCACCAGATCCAGCAAAGCGGCAAGGGCCGGCCGCTGTTCACCTCGAAAGACATGCCGGGCCTGGTGCCTGACCTGCTGGTGGCGCAGGAGAAGTCGATCCAGGGCAAGCGCCGTGAGCTGGTCGGCATGATCAAGGCGTGGTTCGAGACCGAGAAGTTCATCCGCGAGCAGCCCGACGAAGCGGTGAAGATCATGTCCAAGGTGGTGTCGATGCCGCCGGGCGACTACAAGGTGTTCCTGCCCGGCACCCGCTTTTTCGGCGCGGACGCCAACAAGAGCGCCTTCGACGCGAAACACCCGCAATCGCTGGTCGGGGTGGCGCCCAGCATCGCGGCCTTCCTCGGCGAGCACAAGCTGATCCAGGGCAAGCCCGACATGACACGCGGCATCGACGCCTCGTTGCTGGCGGACGCGCTGAAGTGA
- a CDS encoding ABC transporter permease gives MWAIRHPIPRRRYWLLALAGFVVPLGLWWGLAASGGVDPVFLPGPRQVLARVGLWASEDGLLGDVGISVGRVVAGWALSALVALPLGLFIGTWRAAQALLEPLTDFVRYMPAVAFVPLVMLWVGIDEGAKVAIIFIGTFFQMVLMVAEDTRRVPMAQIEAAQTMGATRREIVEKVIVPSSKPALLDTLRITMGWAWTYLVVAELVAANSGLGFAILKAQRFLQTDKIFAGILLIGLIGLVIDQLFRLAHRLAFPYLHARH, from the coding sequence ATGTGGGCGATCCGTCATCCGATCCCGCGGCGCCGCTACTGGCTGCTGGCGCTGGCGGGTTTCGTCGTCCCGTTGGGGCTGTGGTGGGGGTTGGCGGCCAGCGGCGGTGTCGATCCGGTGTTCCTGCCCGGGCCACGACAGGTCCTGGCCCGTGTCGGACTGTGGGCCAGCGAAGACGGCCTGCTGGGCGACGTCGGCATCAGCGTCGGCCGCGTGGTGGCCGGCTGGGCCTTGTCCGCACTGGTGGCCTTGCCGCTCGGCCTGTTCATCGGCACCTGGCGCGCGGCGCAAGCCCTGCTCGAACCCTTGACCGACTTCGTCCGCTACATGCCGGCGGTGGCCTTCGTGCCGCTGGTGATGTTGTGGGTGGGCATCGACGAAGGCGCGAAGGTGGCGATCATCTTCATCGGCACCTTCTTCCAGATGGTGTTAATGGTCGCCGAGGACACCCGCCGGGTGCCGATGGCGCAGATCGAGGCGGCCCAGACCATGGGCGCGACGCGCCGCGAGATCGTCGAGAAGGTCATCGTGCCGTCGTCCAAGCCGGCGCTGCTCGACACCTTGCGCATCACGATGGGTTGGGCCTGGACCTATCTGGTGGTGGCCGAACTGGTCGCCGCCAACTCCGGGCTCGGGTTCGCCATCCTGAAGGCGCAACGTTTCCTGCAGACCGACAAGATCTTCGCCGGCATCTTGCTGATCGGCCTGATCGGCCTGGTCATCGACCAGCTGTTCCGGCTGGCCCACCGGCTGGCCTTCCCCTATCTGCACGCGAGGCACTGA
- a CDS encoding ABC transporter ATP-binding protein: MAHHKIECRGLFKHFGEGPRRVTALQDVDLAIADNEFVTLVGASGCGKSTLLRTLAGLEQRSQGEVLVDGRPVFAPGPERAMVFQHYSLYPWLSVIGNIKFSRQLAWQARDRSSSDVEAAAGRADALLRLMGLSASAQAYPSQLSGGMQQRVAIARALMSRPQILLMDEPFGALDAQTREVMHDLILHVHRLERTTVVFVTHDVEEALYLGHRVVLMAPRPGRVDTIYEVPLPARREQRMKLAPEFLALKGRILERIRETSGMKTDLEQLERLTRAAEGAKESTT, translated from the coding sequence ATGGCCCACCACAAGATCGAATGCCGCGGCCTCTTCAAGCACTTCGGCGAAGGCCCTCGGCGGGTCACCGCGCTGCAGGACGTCGACCTGGCGATCGCCGACAACGAGTTCGTCACCCTGGTCGGCGCCTCGGGTTGCGGCAAGTCCACGCTGCTGCGCACGCTGGCCGGGCTGGAACAACGCAGCCAGGGCGAGGTGCTAGTCGACGGCCGGCCGGTGTTCGCACCGGGCCCCGAACGCGCGATGGTGTTCCAGCACTACAGCCTCTACCCCTGGCTGAGCGTGATCGGCAACATCAAGTTCAGCCGGCAGCTCGCATGGCAGGCGCGCGACCGCAGCAGTTCGGACGTCGAGGCCGCCGCTGGCCGCGCCGACGCGCTGTTGCGGCTGATGGGCTTGAGCGCGTCGGCACAGGCCTACCCCAGCCAGCTGTCGGGCGGCATGCAGCAGCGCGTCGCGATTGCGCGGGCCCTGATGAGCCGCCCGCAAATCCTGCTGATGGACGAGCCCTTCGGCGCGCTCGACGCCCAGACGCGCGAGGTCATGCACGACCTGATCCTGCACGTGCACCGGCTCGAACGCACCACCGTGGTGTTCGTCACCCATGACGTCGAGGAAGCGCTCTACCTGGGGCACCGTGTGGTGCTGATGGCACCGCGCCCGGGCCGCGTCGACACGATCTACGAAGTGCCGCTGCCGGCGCGGCGCGAACAGCGCATGAAGCTGGCGCCGGAGTTTCTGGCGCTCAAGGGCCGGATTCTCGAGCGCATCCGAGAAACCTCGGGCATGAAGACCGACCTGGAACAACTCGAACGTTTGACGCGCGCCGCAGAGGGCGCCAAGGAGAGCACCACGTGA
- a CDS encoding urea amidolyase associated protein UAAP1, producing MKPIAADRLLLEELVPGGHHWSGLLRRGSVLRLTDLQGGANVSTLFYHHDEKLERYNMPDTLKAQHTAYLTAGHTCHSDMGRVLCSIVADSVGWHDTWCGAVDAEQVRAKYGDTSFQQQRNDMYRNGRDGLLVELGKWGLGKRDLVANVNFFSKAVCDETGGLRFVEGHSRAGDAVELRFEMNTLVVLSTAPHPLDPKPRYAPAGVRLSAWRGDPVTADDACRTRCPQNGRAFANTERFYAV from the coding sequence CTGAAGCCCATTGCCGCCGACCGACTGCTGTTGGAAGAACTGGTGCCCGGCGGCCACCACTGGTCGGGCCTGTTGCGCCGCGGCAGCGTGCTGCGCCTGACGGACCTGCAAGGCGGCGCGAACGTCTCGACGCTGTTCTATCACCACGATGAAAAGCTCGAACGCTACAACATGCCCGACACGCTGAAGGCGCAGCACACTGCTTACCTCACCGCCGGCCACACCTGCCATTCGGACATGGGGCGCGTGTTGTGCTCCATCGTCGCCGACAGCGTTGGCTGGCACGACACCTGGTGCGGTGCCGTCGATGCCGAACAGGTGCGCGCGAAATACGGCGACACCAGCTTCCAGCAGCAGCGCAACGACATGTACCGCAATGGCCGCGACGGCCTGTTGGTCGAGCTGGGCAAGTGGGGCCTGGGCAAGCGCGACCTGGTCGCCAACGTCAACTTCTTCAGCAAGGCGGTGTGCGACGAGACCGGTGGCTTGCGTTTTGTCGAAGGCCACAGCCGCGCCGGCGATGCAGTGGAGCTGCGCTTCGAGATGAACACGCTCGTCGTGCTGTCCACCGCGCCCCACCCGCTCGACCCCAAGCCCCGCTACGCCCCGGCCGGCGTGCGGTTGTCGGCCTGGCGCGGCGACCCGGTGACGGCCGACGATGCCTGCCGCACCCGTTGCCCGCAGAACGGCCGAGCCTTCGCCAACACCGAACGTTTTTATGCCGTCTGA
- a CDS encoding urea amidolyase associated protein UAAP2 yields MTPHLIESPLDPRQAVLDQVCRAGDPWMATVRAGQTLRILDLEGNQAVDTLFYSAADPEERYSAADTIARNARLYLGAGSRLYSSEGRVMLTITADTCGRHDTLGGACSAESNTTRYALEKRSMHSCRDSFLHAMCHCHEATSRRLGKRDLAPNINFFMNVPVTPQGDLQFADGISAPGKYVELRAEMDVVVLISNCPQLNNPCNAYNPTPIRLLVWDRPAAE; encoded by the coding sequence ATGACACCCCACCTCATCGAAAGCCCGCTCGACCCGCGGCAGGCCGTGCTCGACCAGGTCTGCCGTGCCGGCGACCCCTGGATGGCGACCGTCCGGGCCGGCCAGACCCTGCGCATCCTCGACCTCGAAGGCAACCAGGCCGTCGACACCTTGTTCTACAGCGCCGCCGACCCGGAGGAACGCTACAGCGCGGCCGATACCATCGCGCGCAACGCCCGCCTCTACCTGGGCGCCGGCAGCCGCCTGTATTCGAGCGAAGGCCGCGTGATGCTGACCATCACGGCGGACACCTGCGGCCGCCACGACACGCTGGGCGGCGCCTGCTCGGCCGAAAGCAACACCACCCGCTACGCGCTCGAGAAGCGCTCGATGCACAGCTGCCGCGACAGCTTTCTGCACGCGATGTGCCATTGCCACGAAGCCACCTCCCGGCGGCTGGGCAAGCGCGACCTGGCACCCAATATCAATTTCTTCATGAACGTGCCGGTGACACCGCAAGGTGACCTGCAGTTCGCGGACGGCATCTCGGCGCCGGGCAAATACGTCGAGTTGCGCGCCGAGATGGATGTCGTGGTGCTGATCTCCAACTGCCCGCAGCTGAACAACCCCTGCAACGCCTACAACCCGACGCCGATCCGTTTGCTGGTGTGGGACCGACCGGCCGCTGAGTGA